The region TGATACTTGACGTCCAGCTTGGCCAGGCCCAATTGCTTTTGCACATCGGCCAAGACCTTCTGGCAGATCTCAACGTGGTAGCCCACGTACTTGCCATCACCCAGGGTGTACGACAGCGCGCCGGAAGACTCGCGCACGCCCATCGTGACCGTGCCGCTATCCTTGATCTTCTTCAGCGTATCGGCTTGCGCGGCACCGATTGCAGCGGCAGCCAGGGCAAGGACGAGCAGAGATTTTTTGTTCATGAACACTCCTGAGTTTGAAGTCGCGGTGAACCGCAAAGATAGGTTGCGCTAGTGGTTAGCGGCACAACCCGAAGCAGAACATGCCCAAGGGCAGGTTCGAATAAGTGATTACACGAATTTGGACCCGACGCCGCCATCAAGCCGCGGTCAGGAATTGCCACAGCGCCAGTGCAGAGGCCTTGTTGCGCCGGGACAGCTCGGGGCGCTCGCGATAGATGCGCAACTCCATCGTCAGTTCAAATTCGCCCGCGGCCGAAGCCTGCACCAGACGGCCGTTGCGCAATTCCTGCTGCACCGAGCTGGCGGGCAAGAAGGTCAGGCCGTGGCCCTCCAAAGCCATCGCTTTGAGGCCTTCGGCCATATCGGTTTCGTAAATGGCATCGAGATTCAAGGGCACGGCAGAGCCCTTGGCGATCAGCTCCACCAAGCGCCCCAGATAGGCACCCGAGGCGTAGCTAAGAAATGGAAACTTCGGGCCGGCGTGGCCGTTGCTGCTTGCCAGCTTACCCTTGGTTTGGCGAGGCAGCTGAAACATCGGCCGGCCCTTGGCGTCGGCCTTGGCATAGGCCGCCAGGGTCTCCTGCCCCAGGGAAGCCATCTCGTAGCGCTCGGGGTCCAGCTGCAAAGGCTGGCTGGCGTGGTGATAGACGATCAGCAGATCGCAATTGCCTTCGCTCAGCTGCAGCATCGCGTCATGCACATTGAGCGCGTTCAGCCGGCACTTGAGCGCGCCGAAACGCTGGCGCAAGCCCATCAACCAATGCGGGAAAAAGCTAAAAGCCAGCGAGTGCGGGACGGCGAACTCGATCATGTCCACGTCGGAGGACTGATGGCTGCGCATCATATTGCGCGTGGCTTGCAGATTGCCGAGGATCTCCACCGCCTGGGCCAGCAAGGTCTCGCCTGCGCCTGTCAAGCGGGTCGGGTAGGAGGAGCGGTCCACCAGGTCCGTGCCCGCCCAGGCTTCCAGCGCCTGAATGCGGCGCGAGAAGGCCGGCTGCGTGACATGCCTCAGCTGCGCCGAGCGCGAAAAGCTGCGCGTCTCGGCCAAGCTCACAAAATCTTCAAACCATTTGGTTTCCACTCCGGGGAGTGTAGCCGCGCGGCAAGCGCCGACTGATCGCCCGAGCGAATACCGGATCGGCTCTTTCGGTCGCCTTCATGCACCCTCACCGCGCCCTCGCCCCCTCCTCGTTTACCAGAAGATGCGCCGCACTCCCCCTCAATTGCAGGGGCTTGAGGTGAACTTTTTCACGACTTGCCTGTATACAGTCAACCACAAGGTCACCCTCCAACTCACCGGCATTCGGGAGCTCGCTCATGCTGACATCAAGACATTTGCTGGCCGGCGCTTTCAGCGCATTTGGCGTATTTGGCGCAATCGCCGCCCTCACCTCGCCCGCGCAAGCCGCGCCCGTCTTCGTCGACTTTGAAGCGGTGCCCAACGCGGTCAACAACCTAGCCACCCAGGTCAACCCCTACAGCGCCGATCTGCAATTTGTCACCGGCGCCTTGAGCGTGACCAGCGCCTGGCCGGGCTCGCCCAATGGCGGCACCGGCTTGGGCAACTTCTTCCGCGATCCGGCCAAATACGGCTCGGGCACACAGGGCGCGGTGTTCATGTCAGGTGATGCCGATCAAAGTGGCAAGACCAGCTTGGTGTTCAACGTCGGTGCCGGTTTCGGTGAGTCGTTCTCGATGCTGTTCGCCACCAGCTCAGGCGTGGGTTCGGTCAGCGTCTTTGACGAGCTGGGTGGCGCGGGCCAGCAATTGGGCGAAGCCCAAAGCCTGATCAGCACAGGCGGCTGCAAGGACCCCGCAACGGGCGCACCGCTCGCCGACTTTGTTTGCGAATGGCGCACAGCCACGGTGAACTTCTCTGGCACCGCCAAATCGGTACGGATTTCGGGCACCAATACGGCTTTCTGGCTGGATGACTTCCGCCTCGGCGCCAACGGCGGCGGCACCATCCCGGAACCCGGCGGCGTGGCCTTGAGCCTGGCCGCGCTGGGCGCCCTGGCGATGGGCCGCAAGAAGCAAGTCAAGTAAGGCCAAGCCCGCACCGCACTGCACAAGAAAAGGCCGCTGCACGGGATGCCGTGCAGCGGCCTTTTTCATTCAACTAATTCAAATCACCCCAGCCTCAGGGCTGGGCTCAAGCCGGCGCCACCTCACCGTCACCGCCGCTCTGCTGCATCCGCCACATCCGGGCATAAACGCCCTGCTGCGCCAGCAAGGCGTCGTGGTGGCCGCGCTCAACGATGCGACCCGCTTCCAAGACCAAAATCTCATGCGCATCCACCACGGTGGACAGGCGGTGGGCGATGACCAGCACGGTCTTGTTCTGACCGGCGGCGTCCAGCTCGGCCTGAATGGCACGCTCATTGCTGGAATCCAGCGCCGAGGTGGCTTCGTCAAAAATCATCAACGGCGGGTTTTTCAGCAAGGTGCGGGCAATTGCCACGCGCTGCTTTTCGCCGCCCGAAAGCTTGAGCCCACGCTCACCCACCATGGTGTCATAGCCCTTGGGTGTGGCGGCAATGAAGTTGTGAATATGCGCGGCACGGGCCGCTGCCTCTACCTGCGCTTGCGAAGCACCGGGTTGGCCGTAGGCGATGTTGTAGGCCACCGTGTCGTTGAACAGCACCGTG is a window of Paucibacter sp. KCTC 42545 DNA encoding:
- a CDS encoding LysR substrate-binding domain-containing protein; the encoded protein is METKWFEDFVSLAETRSFSRSAQLRHVTQPAFSRRIQALEAWAGTDLVDRSSYPTRLTGAGETLLAQAVEILGNLQATRNMMRSHQSSDVDMIEFAVPHSLAFSFFPHWLMGLRQRFGALKCRLNALNVHDAMLQLSEGNCDLLIVYHHASQPLQLDPERYEMASLGQETLAAYAKADAKGRPMFQLPRQTKGKLASSNGHAGPKFPFLSYASGAYLGRLVELIAKGSAVPLNLDAIYETDMAEGLKAMALEGHGLTFLPASSVQQELRNGRLVQASAAGEFELTMELRIYRERPELSRRNKASALALWQFLTAA